One segment of Leptodactylus fuscus isolate aLepFus1 chromosome 7, aLepFus1.hap2, whole genome shotgun sequence DNA contains the following:
- the NAA30 gene encoding N-alpha-acetyltransferase 30 — protein sequence MADAPSGPSVLSHYPGAGLALPPGDEQEDGEEEEEGRYEPSEHHRGHHHHRHHQQLNGLISPDLRHIKALKSKLPPPLNDERTAAPNGLERLQEPAREQHEEAAEEELLPSRMAACSLHPGDGSIRYVRYESELQMPDIMRLITKDLSEPYSIYTYRYFIHNWPQLCFLAMVEEECVGAIVCKLDMHKKMFRRGYIAMLAVDSKYRRAGIGTNLVKKAIYAMVEGDCDEVVLETEITNKSALKLYENLGFVRDKRLFRYYLNGVDALRLKLWLR from the exons ATGGCTGACGCACCGTCTGGGCCTAGCGTGCTCTCCCACTACCCCGGGGCCGGCCTCGCCCTGCCGCCGGGAGACGAGCAAGAGGacggggaagaagaagaggaaggtcGGTACGAACCCTCCGAGCACCACCGCGGCCATCACCACCACCGCCATCACCAGCAGCTCAACGGCCTCATCAGCCCCGACCTGCGGCACATCAAGGCCCTGAAGAGCAAGCTGCCCCCTCCGCTCAACGATGAACGGACTGCCGCCCCCAACGGACTGGAGCGGCTGCAGGAGCCGGCCCGGGAACAGCATGAggaggcggcggaggaggagctGCTGCCCTCCCGCATGGCCGCCTGCAGCCTACACCCCGGGGACGGCTCCATACGATACGTGCGATATGAGTCCGAGCTCCAAATGCCCGATATCATGAGACTGATCACCAAGGACCTGTCCGAGCCCTACTCCATATACACCTACCGATACTTCATCCACAACTGGCCGCAGCTCTGCTTCCTG GCTATGGTAGAAGAAGAGTGTGTAGGTGCCATTGTCTGCAAGTTGGATATGCATAAAAAGATGTTTCGAAGAGGTTATATAGCCATGTTAGCTGTGGACTCCAAGTATAGAAGGGCGGGCATTG GTACAAATTTGGTTAAGAAAGCTATTTATGCCATGGTTGAAGGGGATTGTGATGAG gttGTCCTGGAAACAGAAATCACAAACAAATCTGCTTTGAAACTTTATGAAAATCTTGGTTTTGTGCGAGATAAACGTCTGTTCAGATACTATTTAAATGGAGTTGATGCACTGCGTCTTAAACTATGGCTGCGTTAA